One Tachypleus tridentatus isolate NWPU-2018 chromosome 3, ASM421037v1, whole genome shotgun sequence DNA window includes the following coding sequences:
- the LOC143246921 gene encoding uncharacterized protein LOC143246921, protein MRDSKEHSGIDKIRRPSSIIPSQHVHQRSHSLYVPLVSASREHLASNPKENEHRKPTISDTLTLNTDRRESHVREITPNREQTSLDPSMVNETLGRSPQGYFRCQNNLSFRKREESLTLQQVMSDHLDQYSHEHAGMKPRFRGSQSPQRMPFPQLQNISHHTAEYGPECTPDSGVSESMDNDGLYPGHVPRRSTLPNLYTERFEDQTDPELICFAPSDSEAEGNGSTLTPQPDKTSCATPHRTASLYGEVTMRQVKPNKSEVTARKKSLPDLQAAAMTAKLMTRAEVSELSTQKREEVRRMMLEAERLRANPLLHLFNPRVKEWFSRQQLVIMVLLVNISLAIMFFKLLT, encoded by the coding sequence ATGAGAGACAGCAAAGAACATTCGGGAATTGACAAGATACGAAGACCCTCAAGTATTATACCGAGTCAACATGTCCATCAAAGATCCCACTCGCTTTATGTTCCTCTGGTCAGTGCCTCTCGAGAACACTTAGCCTCAAACCCAAAAGAAAACGAACACAGAAAGCCCACCATCTCAGATACTTTGACACTAAACACTGATAGGCGCGAGAGTCATGTTCGGGAAATTACCCCTAATCGTGAGCAAACTAGTCTCGATCCTTCAATGGTCAATGAAACCTTAGGTCGATCGCCGCAGGGTTATTTTCGATGCCAGAATAACCTCAGTTTCCGGAAGCGAGAGGAAAGCCTCACTCTTCAGCAGGTCATGTCTGATCATCTGGACCAATACAGCCATGAACATGCCGGAATGAAGCCTCGTTTTCGTGGTAGCCAATCACCACAAAGAATGCCTTTTCCCCaattacaaaacatttctcaCCACACAGCAGAATATGGTCCAGAATGTACTCCCGACTCCGGAGTCTCAGAAAGCATGGACAACGATGGTCTTTATCCAGGGCACGTGCCCCGCCGATCTACGCTTCCTAACCTCTACACCGAGAGATTTGAGGACCAAACGGATCCGGAACTCATTTGTTTCGCTCCTAGTGACAGTGAGGCGGAGGGTAATGGCAGCACGCTTACCCCTCAGCCAGATAAAACATCTTGTGCCACCCCACATAGAACAGCTTCACTTTACGGGGAGGTGACAATGAGACAAGTTAAGCCTAACAAGTCTGAAGTTACGGCGAGAAAGAAAAGCCTTCCCGACCTTCAGGCGGCAGCCATGACAGCTAAGCTGATGACAAGAGCGGAAGTATCCGAGTTAAGTACCCAGAAGAGAGAGGAAGTCCGAAGGATGATGTTGGAAGCTGAGCGACTTCGCGCCAACCCACTACTGCACCTGTTCAACCCCAGGGTCAAG